The DNA sequence CCGTCCATTCAAATTCGATGTCGTTGTCTTTGAGGTAAACTTCGACCTGATCCCGATCACTGGTTTCGAAATAATCCATCCAGGACTTGCCGATCCCCCGCTCCTGCCCATGCATGTTCTTGACATAGCGGACTCCCCGTTCTTCGAATTTCGCCAGAATTTCGGCTGGCATCTCACGATAGAGCTTTCGGCAGTCGACGATCGGCGTTTCTCCGCCGGTCTCAGCAGCACGATGACAGTGGAATACGATCCGTGGAGGGGGCGACTTGGTGTAGGAAAGCTCGTTGTGCAGCGTGATGCGAAACTGGGCAGGAAATTCGGTGGAAGTATATACGTTCCCGGTCACTTTGGTGCGGGGAGATTGCCCTTCGACGTACGGCTTTAACTCTGGAATCAGCGCCTGGGCAACGTCCTGAAATTCATCAATTTCCTGAATGGTGAATACACGCAGCAACACGCCTCCCTGCTCCAGCAGAGTCTGATCCAGCCAGTTCCGTTCCCGTGAGATGTATTCTATCAGGTCACTCAGGGAGGCAGCCCCCTGGTCGGCCGGTTCAATGAGCAGGGGCAGGGTTTGTGGCTTTTCCAGATTCGAAGTCTTCACTTGCATGGGACTTACTCGGAAATAGAGAACGATTGAATGGCACATAGAGGTCAGCCGGAGATTGTTGCTGGAGAAAAGGCCACAATCAGTGGTATCGGCTACTTACTGAACGGGTGGATGATAGTTCTGAATAGATTAGGTGTAAATCCCTTTATATCCCCTGTGATGTTCGTTCTGGGTGGTCAGATGGGTGAAATAGGGTGTTTGATCTGGTCGTCCTGATAAAAACGGGGGTATGTATGCCGATTCAGCGGTGCAAACGATCATGAAACGCCGATAAGGATGAGGGAAATTACCCTCAGATCTACTATGGTCAGAGGGACTCTCTCTGAAGAGAGCAATTTACACTTTGAGACCGTTTCGTATGCACTTCCCCATAGACTTTCGCTCCAGCCTCAGGCTGGTCGAGCATCCGCTTGCAGCTTCTCCCATAACCCTTCTGGAGGAGGTGACCTCTGAAAGTACGGGAGCAGGGTTGGTCGATCGACTACTGGAAATCACAGCTCTGCATAGTGAGCAACCCGCGATTTCCACATCTGAGCGGACCTTGAGTTATGGTGAGCTGATTTTGCTGGTCAGACATATTTCCGAACAGCTGTCTGAGGTCGCCGGTTTTGAATCCGGAAGCCGTGTTGTACTGCTGGTTCCCAATTCCGTGGAATATATTGCTGCCTTCTACGCAGTCTTGTTCGCCGGTGGTGTCGTTGTGCCTGTTCCAGCGAATACGGAGAGCGGCGCGCTAAAGAATATTCTGGATTCAACGCAGGCGATCTGTACGATTACAACTGCCCCGGTTTTAAGGCGTCATCCGGATCTGGAAGAATATACTGTAAAGGGCATGGATTCAGAGGAATCTGTGACCGGAACAGTTCCAGTAAATACACTCCAGCCGGTTGCACGCTCTGAGAAGAACCTGGCTGCAATTTTCTTTACATCCGGTTCCAGTGGAATGCCCAAGGGGGTCATGCTGAGTCACGGGAACCTGATCTCTAACGCGCAATCGATTCAGGAATACCTGCAGTTGCAGGCAGACGAACGGCCTATCTGCGTCCTGCCTTTCCATCATGCGTTTGGAAACTCTGTACTGCAGTCTCACCTTCTACAGGGGGCGCATCTGATTCTGGACGGGAATACCATCTTTCCCGAAAGCATTCTGGAAGCAATGATCCGCCACGAATGCACCAGTCTCTCAGCGGTCCCCGACCTGTATCGGATTCTGCTGGAACGAACTTCATTTAAGCAGACGCGGTTTCCACATCTGCGTTATATGTCTGTTGCGGGAGGTGCCCTGCCCTATGCACAGGCCGTCGAAATCAGCGATGTCATCCATCCGGCCCGTTTCTTTGTCATGTACGGCCAGACGGAAGCTACGGCTCGCTTGGCCTATGTACCACCGGAGCAAATCGCCGGTGTAAGTGACGGCACCATCGGTCAGGCAATACCC is a window from the Gimesia benthica genome containing:
- a CDS encoding TauD/TfdA family dioxygenase — its product is MQVKTSNLEKPQTLPLLIEPADQGAASLSDLIEYISRERNWLDQTLLEQGGVLLRVFTIQEIDEFQDVAQALIPELKPYVEGQSPRTKVTGNVYTSTEFPAQFRITLHNELSYTKSPPPRIVFHCHRAAETGGETPIVDCRKLYREMPAEILAKFEERGVRYVKNMHGQERGIGKSWMDYFETSDRDQVEVYLKDNDIEFEWTADGNLRTWSIRPGTLAHPVTGEMLWFNQADLWHITNVNERNRAQLLQLFGEENLPTHAYYGDDSPITDEDLAGVRKTLWETAVIFPWQQGDVLALDNFSVAHGRMPYAGPRKILVAMG
- a CDS encoding class I adenylate-forming enzyme family protein encodes the protein MVDRLLEITALHSEQPAISTSERTLSYGELILLVRHISEQLSEVAGFESGSRVVLLVPNSVEYIAAFYAVLFAGGVVVPVPANTESGALKNILDSTQAICTITTAPVLRRHPDLEEYTVKGMDSEESVTGTVPVNTLQPVARSEKNLAAIFFTSGSSGMPKGVMLSHGNLISNAQSIQEYLQLQADERPICVLPFHHAFGNSVLQSHLLQGAHLILDGNTIFPESILEAMIRHECTSLSAVPDLYRILLERTSFKQTRFPHLRYMSVAGGALPYAQAVEISDVIHPARFFVMYGQTEATARLAYVPPEQIAGVSDGTIGQAIPGVTLQIVDESGQLVDAGTVGELRARGPNIMQGYWRDAEETRKRIHNGWLYTGDLATFDQSGRIVIKGRRNSLVKISGYRVHPADLEQFALRTFPLSQAVAVPFEAKNTGTRLALYIETTPGGTGLTEAEMLSVCRSQLPRQLVPDRIRILQKIPLNHAMKVDRVKLSELAAVGDL